From the Montipora capricornis isolate CH-2021 chromosome 2, ASM3666992v2, whole genome shotgun sequence genome, one window contains:
- the LOC138037992 gene encoding protein SLC31A2-like: protein MEVFHVRTEGILLFQNWSIQSTTVLVGACLAACLLAACHEGLRLFRQWLVFRHLRFLFRGLPQSTNTEEKDDSLLDGEDSSRQNGDSLKQHVINLPENRIWTRNNDLLQTLLHVLQVSVGYMLMLTVMTYNAWLGVAVLAGAGAGYMIFSALFPDNLILQRAHNDVLVLKDCSCQNNPQA, encoded by the exons atG GAAGTGTTTCACGTCAGAACGGAAGGAATACTCTTATTTCAAAACTGGAGCATTCAGTCTACAACGG TCCTTGTTGGAGCCTGTTTGGCTGCATGTCTCCTCGCTGCTTGCCATGAAGGCCTAAGACTTTTCAGACAGTGGTTAGTGTTCCGACATCTCCGTTTCCTTTTCCGGGGCCTTCCGCAATCGACAAATACTGAAGAGAAAGATGACTCTCTCCTAGATGGTGAAGATTCAAGCCGTCAGAATGGAGATAGCCTGAAGCAACATGTGATAAATTTACCTGAAAACAG AATATGGACACGAAACAACGATTTGTTGCAAACTCTTCTCCACGTACTGCAAGTCTCCGTGGGATATATGTTGATGCTGACTGTGATGACGTATAATGCGTGGCTTGGTGTTGCTGTGCTTGCAGGGGCGGGGGCCGGTTACATGATATTTTCAGCCCTCTTCCCAGATAACTTGATTCTTCAAAGAGCTCACAATGACGTTCTCGTTTTAAAGGATTGCTCTTGTCAAAACAACCCTCAAGCTTAA
- the LOC138037991 gene encoding gamma-butyrobetaine dioxygenase-like produces the protein MEDDRALFNWLNSMHRFGIALVCNTPLEVGQVDKLCQRVGHPKSTHYGHNFEVKAKFGPSNLAYTSDRLPLHMDLPFYDYPPGVQLLHCIEQATGSGGANQFVDGFHVSKLLKGVDPKKFDLLSSTRFHFFDVGKDAFGDFDMKFARLTIELDENRQLFRFIYNNHVRDSIMNVSPERAVELYEAYVTLGKLMREPANQIEYKMIPGDIVTFNNCRVMHGRSEFALTEQGSRFLSGIYMDWDIVNSRLRALSTKLNIPCPC, from the exons ATGGAAGATGACAGAGCTCTGTTTAACTGGCTCAATTCCATGCACCGTTTTGGTATCGCTTTGGTGTGCAATACGCCGCTCGAGGTCGGACAAGTTGATAAATTATGTCAACGAGTTGGGCATCCTAAGTCTACTCACTATGG ACATAATTTCGAAGTAAAAGCGAAGTTCGGACCCAGTAACTTGGCTTACACCTCAGATCGCCTTCCCCTGCACATGGACTTACCTTTTTATGACTACCCTCCTGGA GTTCAGTTACTTCATTGCATTGAGCAGGCGACAGGTTCTGGAGGAGCCAACCAGTTTGTTGATGGCTTTCACGTATCCAAGCTTTTAAAAGGCGTGGATCCCAAGAAATTTGATCTCTTATCATCAACTCGATTTCATTTCTTTGACGTCGGAAAGGATGCGTTTGGAGATTTTGATATGAAATTTGCTCGCTTAACGATAGA GTTGGATGAAAATCGACAACTTTTCCGCTTCATTTACAACAATCATGTCCGCGATTCCATCATGAACGTGTCACCAGAGCGCGCAGTTGAGCTCTATGAAGCGTATGTGACCCTTGGAAAACTAATGAGAGAGCCAGCAAATCAAATTGAGTATAAAATGATTCCTGGCGACATTGTAACTTTTAACAACTGCCGCGTTATGCATGGTAGGTCGGAGTTTGCACTCACTGAGCAAGGGAGCCGATTCTTGAGTGGTATCTATATGGATTGGGACATCGTGAACTCACGCTTGCGAGCTCTTTCTACTAAGTTGAACATTCCTTGTCCTTGCTAG
- the LOC138021242 gene encoding gamma-butyrobetaine dioxygenase-like, producing the protein MLFFLRQLFNSRVIVRTQQLNRLAKRGAAGPTKAFKCQVQAIEENNKERMLHVTWNNNSVNRYPFVFLRDNCRCLECFHGSSNQRRFDTVDNLDLNILPEKLEVTQNGQELIIIWPDGHVSAFNSEWLYSRKLTENVDSNKDLNKKGVEFWDAKKLQGNIPRNDFREVMEDDRALFNWLNSMHRFGIALVCNTPLEVGQVDKLCQRVGHAKPTHYGHSFEVKAKYGPSNLAYTSDRLPLHGDLPFYEYPPGVQLLHCIEQAIGSGGANQFVDGFHVSKLLKGVDAKKFGILSSTRLHFFDVGKDAFGDFDMKFARQTIELDENGQLFRFIHNNHVRDSIMNVSPERAVELYEAYVTLGKLMRDPANQIEYKMIPGDMVTFNNYRVMHGRSEFALTGQGSRFLCGGYMDWDIMYSRLRALSTKLNISCPC; encoded by the exons ATGTTATTTTTCTTGCGGCAACTGTTTAATAGTCGAGTCATCGTACGTACTCAACAACTGAATCGATTAGCAAAAAGAGGTGCAGCTGGGCCCACAAAAGCTTTTAAATGTCAGGTACAAGCGATCGAAGAGAACAACAAAGAAAGGATGCTTCATGTTACATGGAACAACAACTCGGTAAACCGCTATCCGTTTGTATTCCTGCGTGACAACTGCAGATGCCTCGAGTGCTTCCACGGATCAAGCAATCAGCGCAGGTTTGACACTGTGGACAATCTAGATTTAAATATTTTACCCGAGAAACTCGAAGTAACGCAAAACGGACAGGAGTTGATTATAATTTGGCCTGACGGCCATGTTAGCGCATTCAACTCGGAATGGCTCTATTCAAGAAAACTTACCGAGAATGTCGACTCGAACAAAgatctcaacaaaaaaggtgtCGAATTCTGGGATGCCAAAAAGCTACAGGGTAATATTCCAAGGAACGATTTCCGAGAGGTGATGGAAGATGACCGAGCTCTGTTTAACTGGCTCAATTCCATGCACCGTTTTGGTATCGCTTTGGTGTGCAATACGCCGCTCGAGGTCGGACAAGTTGATAAATTGTGTCAACGAGTTGGACATGCTAAGCCTACTCACTATGG TCATAGTTTCGAAGTAAAAGCGAAGTACGGACCCAGTAACTTGGCTTACACTTCAGATCGCCTTCCTCTGCACGGTGACTTGCCTTTCTACGAATACCCTCCTGGG GTTCAGTTACTTCACTGCATTGAGCAGGCGATTGGTTCTGGAGGCGCCAACCAGTTTGTTGATGGCTTTCATGTATCCAAGCTTTTGAAAGGTGTGGATGCCAAGAAATTTGGTATCTTATCATCTACTCGACTTCATTTCTTCGATGTCGGAAAGGATGCGTTTGGAGATTTTGATATGAAATTTGCTCGTCAAACGATAGA GTTGGAtgaaaatggacaacttttcCGCTTCATTCACAACAATCATGTCCGCGATTCCATCATGAACGTGTCACCAGAGCGTGCAGTGGAGCTTTATGAAGCGTATGTGACCCTCGGAAAACTGATGAGAGATCCAGCAAATCAGATCGAGTATAAAATGATTCCTGGCGACATGGTAACGTTTAACAACTACCGTGTTATGCACGGCAGGTCAGAGTTTGCACTGACAGGGCAAGGGAGCCGATTCTTGTGTGGTGGCTATATGGATTGGGACATCATGTACTCGCGCTTGCGAGCTCTTTCTACTAAGTTGAACATTTCTTGTCCTTGCTAG